The Cryptococcus gattii WM276 chromosome F, complete sequence genome segment TGTTTTGGCGTTGCCATTCGGTGATGCGAGCTTCGGTTTCAGGGATGGAGACGTCGTTGAGGAGGTTGAATGCTTGAGAGTGTAATATGAGCATTATTCATGTTTTTCTTGGTCAAAGTGAATGAAAAAAGAAGCTTACTAAGGTCTTCGACGAGTTCGAGATAATCGTCATATTGTCGATCACTTTCAAAATCATCTCTCCGCTTGTTGAATCTGTGCCCCTTGATATCAACTTGACGTCCTTGATAGTCATTTCATTAACATGACTCACATATCGGCCATTCGCCGTCGGACTGATACTTCCTTTTCCACTTTGAGATCTTCAAATGTCTGATGCGCAAAGTTTACTTTTCGAAGGATACGGCCGCATTGTGGACACGGTTCGGGGCCAAGAGTGAAGAGACGATCGATACATGATTCACACCTGTCATTCTATCAGCACTACTTGAGGAGAGGCTTAGAGTCAAAGAGGGACATACATCTTGTGATAGCAAGGAGAGACGAGTAATCGCAGATTCTTGTTGAATTGTCGATCAGTATGGCAGATTGGGCATACATCTTGTTCCGTCTATCCAAACCAAAAGTCAGCTACTTCACCTACTCCTAAACGGCCATCAACTCTTACGCGATACTCTGTAACACGCTTGCTAGGATCCCTGACTCCAGCAACGTAGAGATATCCGTCTTCGTGACCTTTTCCGCGGGGACCAGTCTGTTTGAGCTGAGGCGCCCTGTGAGTGGGTTGGGCCGGCCTACGGATGGTAGACGATGATAAGGGGAGTTTTTTGGGAGGAATTCGGGACATGGTGAGAAGTGTGGTCAAAGAATACAGT includes the following:
- a CDS encoding transcription/repair factor TFIIH subunit Tfb3, putative (Similar to TIGR gene model, INSD accession AAW44198.1) produces the protein MSRIPPKKLPLSSSTIRRPAQPTHRAPQLKQTGPRGKGHEDGYLYVAGVRDPSKRVTEYRTEQDVCPICHTDRQFNKNLRLLVSPCYHKMCESCIDRLFTLGPEPCPQCGRILRKVNFAHQTFEDLKVEKEVSVRRRMADIFNKRRDDFESDRQYDDYLELVEDLTFNLLNDVSIPETEARITEWQRQNKSIIQANKHKAEEESMSQSKREEIERRAREERMRMIEEAERVERMEDERIKGEVTQALAKGETKRAREIEIEAREAKRLRAEALFKFVPPSLLSAQPQEGDVSHSPLSPSYNGPFIPIPYSDPDTAPWAGWYEPKGEYVDRRSGVMFVREDREGKVRGGGYDLQLFWEMEVRSAVEALGVEPLV